AAGTGATGTATTTGCACTTCAAGGTCGTAATCTAAACAACGTATAACATCCTGCGGCACAGCATTGACTACCAAAATAGGGGTCTGAATTCCTTTTTTGCGTAAAAAAACCGCTTCATCTGTATAAGCGACAGCTAAATAATCTACATGTTGGTAAGCTAATTCCTGCGCAATCTCCCAAGTGCCTCCCCCATACGAAAAGGCTTTGACCATAGCCATGATTTTTGTTTTAGGATTGAGTAAAGCCCTGAAATACCTTAAATTTTGCGCTAATGTGGTCAAGTTAATTTTGAGGTAAGTAGGATGCGCGGATTCTGTAATTTTGGGAATAAGTTGCTCTAAATTATACTTTCTTGCTCCTTTGAGCAGCACTACACTGTTGTACAATTCCTCAATGGGTAAATGAGCCTCAAAGTCTTTAAGCGAAGGGTAAAAAACAAAATTGTCTTTTTTTACTTGATTTTGTAAAGCATAAAACTGCGTTCCTATTAAAAAAACTTTATGCAAGGGTACAGTTTGCAAAAACTCTAAAACGGTCTGATGCACTTGACCGACTTCTACACTTTTATAGTCTAAATCCGTGAGAATGGCTATTTTTTTGCCATTTCCTTTGCTTTGGATAAGTGTTTGTACGGCTTGCCGAATAGAAACTACGTCAGAGGAGTAAGTATCGTTGAGAAGGGTGATACTAGGGTGGGCAGTAATCCACTCTAAACGCATGGAAATAGGTTGTAAGTCCAACAATTCCCTTTGTAAAAGCTGTGGGTCAAAGCCAAGATACAATAAAGTGCCAATAACTAAATGGGCATTTTTAAGGCTGGTTTCATCAGTAAAGGGAATTTGAAAGACAAAACTTGAACCTTGATAGCTAAAAGCAGATTCACTATGCGTTAAGCCAACATGAGTATGAATCTTAATAGTGCAAGATGGATGTGTACCTACGGCTATCACTTGCTTCGGCAGGCGAGGATATTTTGGCACATTTTCTAATAAAAATTCATCTGCGTAGTAAATAAGGGCTTGGCTATTTTGGGCAAGAGTAAGTTTTTCGAAGAGTTTTTGAGTATAAGTAGTAAAATTTTCTTGGTGCGCTGCGCCGATATTGGTCAAAATAGTGAGGGTAGGCTGAATGATAGCTTCTAAGTATTTCATTTCATCAGGTTGGGAGATACCTGCTTCAAATACGGCAATTTGCGTGCGTGGAGAAAGTTCTTGCACAGAAAGAGGTACGCCAATTTGACTATTATACGATTTAGGACTTTTGGTAATAGCATACTTAGCTTGGAGTATATCACACAACCACTCTTTAACAATAGTTTTACCGTTACTGCCTGTAATACCAATAACAGGAATGCCAAACTGTTTTCTGTACTGTGCTACACAATTCTGAAAAAAACGAATGCTATTTGGTACAGCTATATAATTAACAGGTAAAGATTGTACTGTTTGTTCGCGTTCTACAACAAAATTTCGGACACCTTTGTTAAAAGCATCTAAAACAAAGTCATGTCCATCAAAATGATTGCCTTTGATGGCTACAAAGCAAAGAGAATCGCCGTGAATAATTTCGCGAGTATTGGTTTCAAAATACCGAAAATGTAAATGTTCAGGGGCTTTTAATATAGCGTTGGTATATGGGGATAAAGAAAAGGTCATATTAAAATTGTTGATTTTGTTTGAGTTCTTTGAGTGTAGCGTAAAATAAAGCAACGGGAAAACCTACTACGTTGTAGTAACATCCATTTATTTTGTAAATGTGTCTCAGTCCTAGCCAATCTTGTACGCCGTAGGCGCCTGCTTTATCGTAAGGTTGGTAGTGGTCAATGTAATGTTCAATCTCTTGCATAGAAAGGGGAGCAATATACACTTGGGTAGATTCATAGCGAGTAATGGGCTTTTGTAGTTGAGCAGTGTAGATACAAATTCCTGTGATGACAGTATGCATGCTGTCTTGAAGTTTTTGTAAAAAAGTGATGGCTTGTTGTTTATCTTTGGGTTTACCGAGTATTTCATTATCTTTTGTAACCACGATAGTGTCTGCGCCTACTAAGGGAAGGTTTGAGTTAGGATTTTGGTAAAGGTAGGTTAAGACTTTGTTTTTAGCGATTTCTTGGGCATTTTCTTCGGGTTTTAAGTGGGGAGAGAGCGTTTCGGGAGTATCTACGTGGGTAGAAATAAAATGAAAACCTGCTTGTTGTAATAGTTCTCGCCTGCGCGGCGATTGAGATACCAAGATAAATTCGGGTTTCATAGTGCAAACATAAGGATTTGTGAGTATTTAAGAGGTTTTTAATTTGCTTTTGAGATTATTTTTATTTTGGGCGTGCCCCTTGCTAATG
The Bacteroidia bacterium DNA segment above includes these coding regions:
- a CDS encoding bifunctional UDP-N-acetylmuramoyl-tripeptide:D-alanyl-D-alanine ligase/alanine racemase, with protein sequence MTFSLSPYTNAILKAPEHLHFRYFETNTREIIHGDSLCFVAIKGNHFDGHDFVLDAFNKGVRNFVVEREQTVQSLPVNYIAVPNSIRFFQNCVAQYRKQFGIPVIGITGSNGKTIVKEWLCDILQAKYAITKSPKSYNSQIGVPLSVQELSPRTQIAVFEAGISQPDEMKYLEAIIQPTLTILTNIGAAHQENFTTYTQKLFEKLTLAQNSQALIYYADEFLLENVPKYPRLPKQVIAVGTHPSCTIKIHTHVGLTHSESAFSYQGSSFVFQIPFTDETSLKNAHLVIGTLLYLGFDPQLLQRELLDLQPISMRLEWITAHPSITLLNDTYSSDVVSIRQAVQTLIQSKGNGKKIAILTDLDYKSVEVGQVHQTVLEFLQTVPLHKVFLIGTQFYALQNQVKKDNFVFYPSLKDFEAHLPIEELYNSVVLLKGARKYNLEQLIPKITESAHPTYLKINLTTLAQNLRYFRALLNPKTKIMAMVKAFSYGGGTWEIAQELAYQHVDYLAVAYTDEAVFLRKKGIQTPILVVNAVPQDVIRCLDYDLEVQIHHFEQLKSFLSLLQNQNKVLSVHLKVDTGMHRLGFLPTIFQEVLSFIAQHKKYFNVKGIMTHLAAADNPEHDAYTEQQLALFLDVVKQCKFFYPDVLAHALNTAGILRFPQAQLDMVRLGIGMYGISPVLQSFGFEEIMSLHTKVIAVQRYEEIVSIGYNRSEYTKTKPSYIATLPVGYGDGISRRWSNGKGRVLIKGQFAPVIGRVCMDMMMIDVSHIPDVKVGDEVVLIGKQGSLQIRANDVAQWCDTIGYEIVTTINQRVKRIYVKE
- a CDS encoding Maf family protein; this translates as MKPEFILVSQSPRRRELLQQAGFHFISTHVDTPETLSPHLKPEENAQEIAKNKVLTYLYQNPNSNLPLVGADTIVVTKDNEILGKPKDKQQAITFLQKLQDSMHTVITGICIYTAQLQKPITRYESTQVYIAPLSMQEIEHYIDHYQPYDKAGAYGVQDWLGLRHIYKINGCYYNVVGFPVALFYATLKELKQNQQF